One part of the Bacillus sp. FJAT-45350 genome encodes these proteins:
- a CDS encoding phosphatidate cytidylyltransferase translates to MKQRIITGIIGGALFLSLVVVGGLPFTIFIVFVASLAMMELLRMKKIPPISFIGFVSLLMMWLLVVPAHWVDFGVISHLSKVEIFIFMIIFLLMLTVLTKNTFTFDEVGFVILSSVYVGFGFHYLIMSRAIEGNGMAIVFFVLFAIWATDSGAYFVGRSLGKRKLWPDISPKKTIEGSIGGIICALFIGVIFQWVSPVFDSWVIMTLVVFVTSIFGQLGDLVESALKRHYSVKDSGNVLPGHGGILDRFDSLIYVMPILYLLQLI, encoded by the coding sequence ATGAAGCAGCGTATCATTACTGGAATAATTGGTGGGGCTCTATTTCTAAGCTTAGTAGTAGTGGGTGGACTGCCGTTTACTATTTTTATTGTATTCGTAGCATCATTAGCTATGATGGAGCTACTAAGAATGAAAAAGATACCTCCTATTTCTTTTATTGGTTTCGTTAGTCTATTAATGATGTGGTTATTAGTTGTACCGGCCCATTGGGTAGACTTTGGTGTAATATCCCACTTGTCAAAAGTGGAAATATTCATTTTTATGATTATATTTTTATTGATGTTAACGGTATTGACTAAAAATACGTTTACGTTTGATGAAGTAGGATTTGTTATATTATCTTCAGTGTATGTTGGCTTTGGTTTTCATTATTTAATTATGAGTAGAGCTATTGAAGGCAATGGAATGGCTATCGTTTTTTTTGTATTATTTGCAATTTGGGCTACTGATTCAGGAGCTTATTTCGTTGGTCGTTCTTTAGGGAAACGTAAACTTTGGCCTGATATAAGCCCGAAGAAAACAATTGAGGGCTCAATTGGAGGGATCATTTGTGCACTTTTTATTGGTGTTATATTTCAATGGGTATCTCCAGTATTTGACTCTTGGGTAATTATGACATTAGTCGTGTTTGTAACTTCTATATTTGGACAATTAGGGGATTTAGTTGAATCGGCATTAAAGCGACATTATTCGGTAAAAGATTCAGGAAATGTACTACCTGGACACGGAGGCATTTTAGACCGTTTTGATAGCTTAATTTATGTCATGCCAATTTTATATTTGCTACAATTAATATAA
- a CDS encoding 1-deoxy-D-xylulose-5-phosphate reductoisomerase encodes MKKISLLGSTGSIGTQTLDILEQHPDKFSLVAMSIGKNMELALEQIKKFSPKLVSVATKEIAEEMKLLVPPSTKIVYGEDGLLEAATYHEATILVNAVIGSVGLGPTLAAIREGKTIAIANKETLVTAGHIVTEMAKKYNVPLLPVDSEHSAIFQSLEGQDKSAIEKLILTASGGSFRDKTREELTRVTVKEALNHPNWSMGAKITIDSATMMNKGLEVIEAHWLFKVPYEKIEVLLHKESIIHSMVEYIDRSVIAQLGTPDMRVPIQYALSYPSRLELPQTDRLNLSDIGALHFGKPDFERYRCLQFAYEAGRIGGTLPTVLNAANEVAVAEFLAGKVSFLGIEDLIEQALERHDVIHSPNLEEIITVDKETRTFVLSAVTN; translated from the coding sequence ATGAAAAAAATTAGCTTATTAGGGTCTACAGGTTCAATCGGAACGCAAACCTTGGATATTCTTGAACAACATCCAGATAAATTTTCTCTTGTGGCTATGTCAATAGGAAAGAATATGGAACTAGCACTTGAACAAATTAAAAAGTTTTCTCCGAAGTTAGTTTCAGTTGCTACAAAAGAAATTGCAGAAGAAATGAAACTACTTGTTCCCCCATCAACGAAAATAGTTTATGGTGAGGATGGATTACTTGAAGCGGCAACATATCATGAAGCTACTATTTTAGTGAATGCCGTTATAGGAAGTGTGGGGCTTGGACCTACTCTAGCAGCAATTAGAGAAGGTAAAACAATAGCGATTGCTAATAAAGAAACGTTGGTAACTGCTGGTCATATCGTGACGGAAATGGCAAAAAAATATAACGTGCCTTTACTTCCTGTAGATAGTGAACATTCTGCTATTTTTCAATCACTAGAAGGACAAGATAAATCAGCTATTGAAAAATTAATTTTAACAGCATCCGGTGGAAGTTTCAGAGATAAAACACGTGAAGAATTAACTAGAGTAACAGTAAAAGAAGCGCTTAACCATCCCAATTGGTCAATGGGTGCGAAAATAACAATTGACTCTGCTACGATGATGAATAAAGGGCTTGAGGTAATTGAGGCTCACTGGCTATTTAAGGTGCCATATGAGAAAATTGAAGTATTATTGCATAAAGAAAGTATTATTCACTCCATGGTTGAATATATCGATAGAAGTGTCATTGCACAACTAGGTACACCAGATATGAGAGTTCCGATTCAATACGCATTAAGCTACCCTAGTAGACTTGAATTGCCACAGACAGATAGGTTAAACTTATCGGATATTGGAGCATTACATTTTGGGAAGCCGGATTTTGAACGTTATCGATGCTTACAATTTGCATACGAAGCAGGAAGAATTGGTGGTACACTGCCGACTGTTCTAAATGCAGCGAATGAAGTAGCAGTTGCAGAATTCTTGGCTGGAAAGGTATCGTTTTTAGGAATTGAGGACCTAATTGAACAAGCGCTTGAACGACACGATGTTATTCATTCTCCAAATTTAGAGGAAATAATTACTGTTGATAAAGAAACAAGAACGTTTGTATTATCAGCAGTTACTAATTAA
- the rseP gene encoding RIP metalloprotease RseP yields MNTLISIIIIFGLLVFIHEWGHLYFAKRAGILCREFAIGFGPKIFSFKKDETVYTIRLLPLGGFVRMAGEDPESIQIKPGFEVGLVFNGNNKVSQIIVNNKSKHQDAKVVTVEHIDLERELVITAYEDDVLQKFKVDEKAELIYDEQPTQIAPYDRQFGSKTIPQRAMAIFAGPLMNFVLAFVILTIFALLQGTPVDQSKVGMISPEGAAFEAGLQENDRILAINGQRLETWNDLTTVIQQHPNQELTFEIERDGMQSTVQVTPDERVGQHGDKEGFIGVGQATEFSILGSVKYGVTETYMFTVLILEALGMLVTGQFSLDHLAGPVGIYNYTGEAAAMGIFVLMKWAAILSVNLGIINLLPLPALDGGRLMFIGLEAVRGKPVDPQKEGMVHFIGFALLMLLMLVVTWNDINKFFL; encoded by the coding sequence GTGAATACACTAATTTCGATTATTATTATTTTTGGATTGCTCGTATTTATCCACGAATGGGGGCATCTATATTTTGCCAAAAGGGCTGGAATACTTTGTCGTGAGTTTGCGATTGGCTTTGGACCTAAAATTTTCTCATTTAAAAAGGATGAAACAGTATATACGATTCGTTTACTCCCGTTAGGTGGATTTGTTCGAATGGCAGGGGAGGATCCTGAGTCAATTCAAATAAAACCAGGCTTTGAAGTTGGACTTGTTTTTAATGGAAATAATAAAGTTTCACAAATAATCGTGAATAACAAATCAAAGCATCAAGACGCAAAGGTTGTTACTGTCGAGCACATTGATTTAGAAAGAGAGCTAGTTATTACTGCTTATGAAGATGATGTGCTGCAAAAGTTTAAGGTTGATGAAAAAGCAGAACTAATCTACGATGAGCAACCGACACAAATTGCTCCATATGACCGACAGTTTGGTTCAAAGACTATACCTCAAAGGGCTATGGCAATTTTTGCTGGTCCATTAATGAATTTTGTACTAGCATTTGTGATTTTGACGATCTTTGCCCTTTTACAAGGGACACCTGTAGACCAATCAAAAGTTGGGATGATTTCTCCAGAAGGAGCTGCATTTGAAGCAGGGTTACAGGAAAATGACCGAATACTAGCTATAAATGGTCAAAGGCTTGAAACATGGAATGATTTAACTACAGTAATTCAGCAACATCCAAATCAGGAACTAACTTTTGAAATTGAAAGAGACGGTATGCAAAGTACTGTTCAAGTAACTCCTGATGAGAGAGTTGGACAACATGGTGATAAAGAGGGCTTTATCGGTGTCGGCCAAGCGACTGAATTTTCTATCTTAGGTTCTGTAAAATATGGTGTAACAGAAACATACATGTTTACAGTTTTGATTCTTGAAGCTCTTGGTATGCTAGTGACTGGTCAATTTTCATTAGATCATTTAGCAGGGCCGGTTGGGATTTATAACTATACTGGTGAGGCTGCAGCTATGGGGATTTTCGTGTTAATGAAGTGGGCAGCGATTTTAAGTGTTAACTTAGGTATTATCAACCTATTACCACTTCCTGCATTAGATGGTGGTCGATTAATGTTTATTGGATTAGAAGCTGTTAGAGGCAAACCTGTTGATCCACAAAAAGAAGGAATGGTTCACTTTATCGGATTTGCACTTTTAATGTTATTGATGCTTGTTGTAACATGGAACGATATTAATAAGTTTTTCTTATAG
- a CDS encoding proline--tRNA ligase translates to MKQSLYMLPTLRDVPADAEISSHQLMLRAGMIRQTASGIYSYLPLGKRVLKKVEEIIREEMDNSSAQEVLMPAIQPAELWEESGRLADYGPELMRLKDRHERDFVLGATHEEVITSLVRDDIKSYKKLPVNLYQIQTKYRDERRPRFGVLRSREFIMKDAYSFDTSQEGLDESYQNMYNAYERIFSRCGLNYRAVEADSGAIGGTDTHEFMVLSEVGEDTIAYSDSSDFAANIEIAPVKGNYEKSGEALETLEKIETPNMKSIEELVSSLNVDAKQLIKSILFIVNEEPVLVLVRGDHEINDIKVSNLFDKATVELATAEETQNYMKCKVGYVGPIHVPDGVKVVADEAVEYVVNGICGANEVDFHYKNVNVERDFNVEQFADLRFIKEGDPSPCGNGTIQFAKGVEVGHVFKLGTKYSEALGATYLDENGKSQTMIMGCYGIGVSRTVAAVVEQCHDENGIVWPPSVAPFAIHLIAINVKNEEQKQLSDSLYDELKSNGFSVLYDDRNERAGVKFKDSDLVGLPIRIGVGKRASEGIVEVKIRKTGEMLEVEVDKLLTTLKEELQKLEN, encoded by the coding sequence ATGAAACAAAGCTTATATATGCTTCCAACATTACGTGATGTACCTGCTGATGCAGAGATTTCTAGTCACCAGTTAATGTTGAGAGCCGGTATGATCCGTCAAACTGCTTCCGGTATTTATTCGTATTTACCATTAGGAAAGCGTGTATTAAAAAAGGTTGAAGAAATTATACGTGAGGAAATGGATAATTCCAGTGCACAGGAAGTTCTAATGCCTGCGATTCAACCAGCAGAGCTGTGGGAAGAGTCAGGACGCTTAGCAGATTATGGTCCTGAGTTAATGCGTTTAAAAGACCGGCATGAACGTGACTTCGTATTAGGTGCTACTCATGAGGAAGTTATTACGAGTTTAGTACGTGATGATATTAAATCCTATAAGAAACTACCTGTAAACCTCTATCAAATTCAAACGAAGTATCGTGATGAGCGTAGACCACGCTTTGGAGTGTTACGTTCTCGTGAGTTTATTATGAAGGATGCTTATTCCTTTGATACATCTCAAGAAGGTCTTGATGAAAGCTATCAAAACATGTATAACGCTTATGAGAGGATTTTTTCTAGATGTGGCTTAAACTATAGAGCGGTTGAAGCTGATAGCGGGGCTATTGGTGGAACTGATACGCACGAATTTATGGTGTTATCAGAAGTAGGAGAAGATACAATTGCTTACTCTGATTCTTCAGATTTTGCAGCAAATATTGAGATTGCGCCTGTAAAAGGAAATTATGAAAAGAGTGGAGAAGCTTTAGAAACTCTTGAAAAAATTGAAACACCTAATATGAAATCGATCGAAGAATTAGTATCTTCGTTAAATGTTGATGCGAAGCAGTTAATTAAATCTATTTTATTTATTGTAAATGAGGAACCTGTTTTAGTATTAGTACGTGGAGATCATGAAATTAATGATATTAAAGTTTCAAATCTATTTGACAAAGCAACGGTGGAGTTAGCAACAGCAGAAGAAACACAAAACTATATGAAGTGTAAAGTTGGTTATGTAGGACCTATTCATGTTCCTGATGGGGTTAAGGTTGTAGCTGATGAAGCTGTCGAATATGTTGTTAATGGGATTTGTGGAGCTAACGAAGTAGATTTCCACTATAAAAATGTTAATGTAGAACGTGACTTTAACGTTGAGCAATTTGCAGATTTACGTTTTATTAAAGAAGGAGATCCATCACCTTGTGGAAATGGTACGATTCAATTTGCTAAAGGTGTTGAGGTAGGTCATGTATTTAAGTTAGGAACTAAATATAGTGAGGCTCTTGGAGCTACTTACTTAGATGAAAATGGGAAGTCTCAAACGATGATTATGGGCTGTTATGGTATTGGAGTGTCAAGAACAGTTGCTGCTGTTGTTGAACAATGTCACGATGAGAACGGAATCGTATGGCCACCTTCAGTAGCTCCATTTGCTATTCATTTAATTGCAATAAATGTAAAGAATGAAGAGCAAAAACAATTAAGTGATAGCCTTTATGACGAGTTAAAGTCAAATGGCTTTTCTGTTCTATACGATGATAGAAATGAAAGAGCTGGTGTAAAATTCAAAGATTCTGATTTAGTTGGTTTACCGATTCGTATTGGTGTTGGGAAGCGGGCGTCTGAAGGAATTGTAGAAGTGAAGATTCGAAAAACTGGTGAAATGCTTGAAGTAGAAGTGGACAAGCTATTGACAACATTAAAAGAAGAACTACAAAAGCTAGAAAATTAA
- a CDS encoding PolC-type DNA polymerase III: MSQEDLRKERFQLLLEQILLPTDVLEKQFQHGKIEKLTIYKEKKQWHFLFRLESVLPVLVYQLFAERIRLSFEHIASVSFTISYENNEVSETVLHDYWETMVTQLDGISNGLKGLLESQKPKLVNGRQLIVEVRNETEAVALKRKLPIPLHDVLRQFGFPEFLVEAEVKESAQEFEKFVEQRQQEDHSKVIEAMLEKKKVEQKAGNRDSNEAFVLGYPIKDEPVPLESIVDEERRITVQGYVFFAETRELRSGRTLLTFKITDYTDSILVKIFSRDKEDVPLLESVKKGMWLKVRGGIQNDTFVRDLVMIANDINQVKAIERVDKAPDDGKRVELHLHTTMSQMDGITSAGRYVEQAAKWGHKAIAITDHGVVQSYPEAYSVGKKNGIKVLFGLEANLVDDGVPIAYNEANRNLQEDTFVVFDVETTGLSAVYNTIIELAAVKIINGEIIDRFESFADPHEPLSKIIIELTGITDDMVQGAPEVDQVLKDFHEFVGDAVLVAHNASFDMGFLNVGYRKIGLGEATNPVVDTLELGRFLYPELKNHRLNTLCKKFDIELVSHHRAIYDAEATGYLLWKMVKDAAEREILYHDQLNNNMGKGDFHRLRPSHCILLAQNQEGLKNLYQLVSLSHIEYFFRTPRIPRSALQKYRNGILVGTACDKGEVFEGMMQKSPEEVEEIAKFYDYLEIQPLSNYEHLIERELVKNEASLQEIVTNIVTLGEKLDKPVVATGNVHYLEPNDYIYRKILIASQGGANPLNKQKLPEVHLRTTDEMLECFEFLGEEKAKKVVVDDPQYIAEQIEEIQPIPDDLYTPKIEGADEEIREMSYSRAKSIYGEDLPEIVEARIEKELKSIIGHGFAVIYLISHKLVNKSLNDGYLVGSRGSVGSSLVATLTEITEVNPLPPHYVCPDCHHSHFFDDGSVGSGYDLPDKDCTECGAIYVKDGQDIPFETFLGFKGDKVPDIDLNFSGDYQPRAHNYTKELFGEEYVYRAGTIGTVAEKTAYGYVKGYQSDHDLLMRSAEIDRLVAGCTGVKRTTGQHPGGIIVVPDYMDIHDFCPIQFPADDKNSEWKTTHFDFHSIHDNLLKLDILGHDDPTVIRMLQDLSGIDPKTIPTDDTEVMKIFSGPDVLGVTEEDILCKTGTYGIPEFGTRFVRQMLEETKPSTFSELVQISGLSHGTDVWLNNANELIYSGTCELKDVIGCRDDIMVYLIYKGLEPSLAFKIMEFVRKGKGLQEEWIEEMKKHDVPDWYIGSCLKIKYMFPKAHAAAYVLMAVRIAYFKVHFPVLYYAAYFTVRADDFDLDTMIRGSAAIKGKIEEINAKGLEASPKEKNVLLVLELALEMCERGFSFQKVDLYRSSANEFIVEGNSLLPPFNALTGVGTNAAHNIVKARGEKHFLSKEDLQQRSKLTKTVLEHLDDHGCLTDLPDSNQLSLF; encoded by the coding sequence GTGAGTCAAGAAGATTTGAGGAAAGAACGGTTCCAACTGTTACTCGAGCAAATCCTATTACCTACAGATGTACTAGAAAAACAATTTCAGCACGGAAAAATAGAAAAACTCACGATATATAAAGAAAAAAAGCAATGGCACTTTCTTTTTCGTTTAGAATCAGTTCTGCCCGTTTTAGTGTACCAGCTATTTGCTGAAAGGATTAGATTATCTTTTGAGCATATTGCCTCTGTTTCTTTTACTATCTCCTATGAAAATAATGAGGTAAGTGAAACTGTATTACATGATTATTGGGAAACGATGGTCACTCAGCTTGATGGAATATCAAACGGGTTAAAGGGATTATTAGAAAGTCAAAAGCCTAAGCTTGTTAATGGAAGACAGTTAATAGTTGAAGTGCGAAATGAAACAGAAGCAGTCGCATTAAAACGAAAACTTCCAATACCATTACATGATGTGTTACGTCAATTTGGCTTTCCAGAATTTTTAGTTGAAGCAGAAGTAAAGGAATCAGCACAAGAGTTTGAAAAATTCGTAGAGCAGAGACAGCAAGAGGATCACTCAAAGGTTATTGAAGCGATGCTTGAAAAGAAAAAGGTTGAGCAAAAGGCTGGAAATAGAGATTCAAATGAGGCATTTGTACTTGGGTACCCTATTAAAGATGAACCAGTCCCTCTCGAATCAATTGTTGATGAGGAACGTCGAATAACTGTACAAGGGTACGTATTCTTTGCTGAAACTCGTGAACTACGAAGTGGTAGAACTCTTCTTACGTTTAAAATTACCGACTATACAGATTCAATTCTTGTAAAAATATTCTCTCGAGATAAAGAGGATGTACCATTACTAGAGTCAGTAAAAAAAGGAATGTGGCTTAAAGTACGAGGCGGAATTCAAAATGATACCTTTGTTCGTGATTTGGTTATGATTGCTAATGACATCAATCAAGTGAAGGCTATTGAACGTGTTGATAAAGCGCCAGATGACGGAAAGCGAGTAGAGCTACATCTTCATACAACAATGAGTCAAATGGATGGTATTACGTCTGCAGGTCGTTATGTAGAGCAAGCCGCTAAGTGGGGACATAAAGCTATTGCCATTACAGATCATGGTGTTGTTCAATCTTATCCTGAGGCCTATTCAGTTGGTAAAAAGAATGGGATTAAGGTCTTATTTGGTTTAGAAGCAAACTTAGTCGATGATGGTGTACCTATTGCCTACAATGAAGCTAATCGCAATCTACAAGAAGATACCTTTGTTGTATTTGACGTTGAAACAACTGGACTATCAGCAGTTTATAATACAATAATTGAGCTGGCAGCAGTAAAAATTATAAATGGAGAAATAATAGACCGCTTTGAATCATTTGCTGACCCTCATGAACCACTATCAAAAATTATTATCGAACTTACAGGGATAACAGATGATATGGTTCAAGGTGCACCAGAAGTAGACCAAGTACTGAAGGATTTCCATGAATTTGTTGGTGATGCAGTACTCGTTGCACATAACGCTAGCTTTGATATGGGATTCTTAAATGTAGGCTATCGAAAAATTGGATTAGGAGAAGCAACAAATCCAGTAGTAGATACATTAGAACTAGGTCGATTTTTATACCCTGAGTTAAAAAACCACCGTCTAAATACATTGTGTAAGAAGTTTGATATAGAGCTAGTCAGTCACCATAGAGCAATTTATGATGCAGAAGCAACAGGCTATTTATTATGGAAAATGGTAAAAGATGCAGCCGAACGAGAAATACTGTATCATGACCAACTCAATAATAATATGGGAAAAGGTGATTTTCATCGCCTACGTCCATCCCACTGTATTTTACTTGCTCAAAATCAGGAAGGCTTAAAAAATCTTTATCAGTTAGTTTCATTATCCCATATTGAATACTTCTTCCGTACACCAAGAATTCCACGCTCAGCTCTACAAAAATATCGTAATGGGATATTAGTTGGCACTGCTTGTGATAAAGGTGAAGTATTTGAAGGTATGATGCAAAAGTCTCCAGAAGAGGTTGAAGAGATTGCTAAGTTCTATGATTATTTGGAGATTCAGCCTTTGTCTAATTATGAACACCTTATTGAACGGGAACTAGTGAAAAACGAAGCATCACTACAGGAGATTGTTACTAATATAGTTACACTAGGAGAAAAGTTAGATAAGCCAGTAGTTGCTACTGGGAATGTTCATTATTTAGAACCGAATGATTATATTTATCGAAAAATATTAATAGCTTCGCAAGGTGGGGCAAATCCATTAAATAAGCAAAAGTTACCTGAAGTTCATTTGAGAACAACAGATGAAATGCTTGAATGCTTTGAGTTTTTAGGGGAGGAAAAGGCAAAGAAGGTTGTTGTAGACGACCCACAATATATTGCAGAACAAATCGAAGAAATTCAGCCGATTCCAGATGATTTATATACACCGAAAATTGAAGGTGCTGACGAAGAAATTAGGGAAATGAGTTATTCTCGAGCAAAAAGTATTTATGGGGAAGATTTACCAGAAATTGTAGAAGCACGAATTGAAAAGGAATTAAAGAGTATCATTGGACACGGATTTGCTGTAATCTATCTTATTTCTCATAAACTTGTGAATAAGTCATTAAATGATGGTTACCTCGTTGGCTCCCGTGGATCGGTTGGTTCATCATTGGTTGCGACGTTGACCGAAATTACCGAGGTTAATCCGTTACCCCCTCACTATGTATGTCCAGATTGTCACCATTCTCACTTTTTTGACGATGGTTCAGTAGGATCAGGTTATGATTTACCAGATAAGGACTGCACAGAGTGTGGGGCGATATATGTAAAAGATGGACAAGATATACCATTCGAAACATTCCTAGGCTTTAAAGGGGATAAAGTTCCTGATATCGATTTAAACTTCTCAGGTGACTATCAGCCAAGAGCACATAACTACACAAAAGAATTATTTGGTGAGGAATATGTGTATCGCGCAGGAACGATTGGTACAGTTGCAGAGAAAACAGCCTATGGATATGTCAAAGGATATCAAAGTGACCATGATTTATTAATGCGTTCTGCTGAAATTGATAGACTTGTTGCTGGCTGTACCGGTGTTAAACGAACAACTGGTCAGCATCCAGGTGGGATAATTGTTGTGCCAGATTATATGGATATTCATGATTTTTGCCCAATTCAATTCCCTGCGGACGATAAAAATTCTGAATGGAAAACAACCCATTTTGATTTCCATTCGATCCATGATAATCTTCTCAAACTTGATATTTTAGGCCATGATGACCCAACAGTTATTAGAATGCTTCAGGATTTAAGTGGAATTGATCCTAAGACAATCCCAACAGACGATACTGAAGTCATGAAAATATTTAGTGGTCCTGATGTATTAGGGGTTACTGAAGAAGATATTTTATGTAAAACTGGAACGTACGGAATACCAGAATTTGGTACGCGATTTGTTCGTCAAATGTTAGAAGAAACGAAGCCAAGTACTTTCTCTGAACTCGTCCAGATTTCGGGATTATCTCACGGAACTGATGTTTGGTTAAATAATGCTAATGAACTCATTTATAGTGGGACATGTGAGTTAAAGGACGTAATCGGTTGTCGTGATGATATAATGGTTTATTTAATTTACAAAGGGCTAGAACCTTCTTTAGCGTTCAAAATTATGGAGTTTGTACGTAAAGGAAAAGGGCTCCAAGAGGAATGGATTGAAGAAATGAAGAAACATGATGTACCAGATTGGTACATAGGTTCATGCTTAAAAATTAAGTATATGTTCCCTAAAGCACATGCGGCAGCATATGTATTGATGGCGGTACGTATTGCTTATTTTAAAGTCCATTTTCCGGTGCTATATTATGCAGCATACTTTACTGTTCGTGCTGATGATTTTGACTTGGATACGATGATTCGAGGATCTGCTGCTATAAAAGGAAAAATAGAAGAAATTAATGCGAAGGGCTTAGAGGCGTCACCTAAAGAGAAAAACGTGCTTCTAGTTTTAGAACTAGCCTTGGAAATGTGTGAGCGTGGTTTTTCATTCCAAAAGGTAGACTTGTATCGTTCTAGCGCAAATGAATTTATCGTTGAAGGAAATAGTTTATTACCTCCATTTAATGCACTTACGGGTGTGGGAACGAATGCAGCACATAATATTGTAAAAGCAAGAGGAGAAAAGCATTTCCTTTCGAAAGAAGATTTACAACAACGTAGTAAGTTAACGAAAACAGTTCTAGAACATTTAGACGATCATGGATGTTTAACTGATTTACCAGATTCGAATCAACTTTCATTGTTCTAA
- the rimP gene encoding ribosome maturation factor RimP: MSKKATDITEELVLPILEELNLELVDVEFKKEGKNWFLRVYIDSETGVDIEDCGTVSEKLSEKLDETDPIEQAYFLEVSSPGAERPLKKEKDLYKSIGKNVYVTTYEQIEGEKAFEGKLADFDGEKLTIQILIKTRTKEIEIPYDKMASARLAVVF; encoded by the coding sequence ATGAGCAAGAAAGCAACTGATATCACAGAAGAACTAGTATTACCAATATTAGAGGAACTGAATTTAGAGCTAGTTGATGTGGAGTTCAAAAAAGAAGGAAAAAATTGGTTTTTGCGAGTGTATATTGATAGCGAAACAGGTGTAGATATAGAGGATTGTGGAACTGTTAGTGAAAAATTAAGTGAAAAGCTTGATGAGACAGATCCGATTGAACAAGCATATTTTTTAGAGGTTTCATCACCAGGTGCTGAACGACCATTGAAAAAAGAAAAAGATCTTTATAAATCGATTGGTAAGAATGTTTATGTCACTACATATGAGCAAATTGAAGGTGAAAAGGCCTTTGAAGGAAAACTTGCAGATTTTGATGGTGAAAAGCTAACTATACAAATTTTGATTAAAACTCGTACAAAAGAAATTGAAATTCCATACGACAAAATGGCAAGTGCTAGACTTGCTGTTGTCTTTTAA
- the nusA gene encoding transcription termination factor NusA has product MNSDFMDALITLEREKGIDKDVIIEAIEAALISGYKRNFSQAQNVRVDINRENGSIRVFARKTVVEEVFDARLEISLEDAKNMNPNYEVDDVVEIEVTPKDFGRIAAQTAKQVVTQRVREAERGIIYSDFIDREEDIMTGIVQRQDSRFIYVDLGKVEALLPLGEQMPNEQYHHNDRIKAFITKVEKTTKGPQILISRSHPGLLKRLFELEVPEIYEGIVEIKSVAREAGDRSKIAVYAENPEVDPVGACVGQKGQRVQAIVNELKGEKIDIVRWSEDPVEYVANALSPSKVIKVNVNVEEKMTQVIVPDYQLSLAIGKRGQNARLAAKLTGWKVDIKSESEAGELGLLDASEEFNDVVLDEDTSGVEVEENSEMSDVTEEELEQS; this is encoded by the coding sequence ATGAATAGCGATTTTATGGATGCATTAATAACATTAGAAAGAGAAAAAGGTATTGACAAAGATGTCATTATCGAAGCGATTGAAGCAGCCCTTATATCTGGATATAAAAGAAACTTTAGCCAAGCACAGAACGTAAGAGTTGATATTAACCGTGAAAACGGAAGTATTCGAGTGTTTGCTAGAAAGACAGTTGTAGAAGAAGTGTTTGATGCACGTTTAGAAATCTCATTAGAGGATGCAAAAAACATGAATCCTAACTATGAGGTAGATGATGTTGTAGAAATTGAAGTAACACCTAAAGACTTCGGGCGTATTGCTGCTCAAACTGCTAAACAGGTTGTAACTCAACGTGTACGTGAAGCTGAAAGAGGGATTATTTACTCAGACTTCATTGACAGAGAAGAAGATATTATGACTGGTATTGTTCAAAGACAGGATAGTCGTTTCATTTATGTTGATTTAGGTAAAGTAGAAGCTCTTCTTCCATTAGGTGAACAAATGCCAAATGAACAATATCATCATAATGATCGAATTAAAGCCTTTATTACAAAGGTAGAAAAGACGACAAAAGGGCCTCAAATACTTATTTCACGTAGTCATCCTGGTTTATTAAAGCGTTTATTTGAACTTGAAGTTCCTGAAATTTATGAAGGTATTGTTGAGATTAAATCGGTAGCTCGTGAAGCTGGAGATCGTTCAAAAATTGCAGTCTATGCGGAAAACCCTGAGGTTGATCCTGTTGGTGCATGTGTTGGGCAAAAAGGGCAACGTGTGCAAGCAATTGTTAACGAACTTAAAGGTGAAAAGATTGACATTGTACGTTGGTCAGAAGACCCAGTGGAATACGTAGCAAATGCACTAAGTCCTTCGAAGGTAATTAAAGTAAATGTAAATGTAGAAGAGAAAATGACTCAAGTTATCGTTCCAGACTATCAATTATCACTAGCAATTGGTAAAAGAGGTCAAAATGCTCGCTTAGCTGCTAAGCTAACTGGTTGGAAGGTTGATATTAAGAGTGAGTCTGAAGCAGGAGAATTAGGATTACTTGATGCAAGTGAAGAGTTTAATGATGTTGTTCTTGATGAAGATACTTCAGGTGTTGAGGTAGAAGAGAATAGTGAAATGTCTGATGTAACTGAAGAAGAGCTAGAGCAATCGTAA